One Portunus trituberculatus isolate SZX2019 chromosome 43, ASM1759143v1, whole genome shotgun sequence DNA segment encodes these proteins:
- the LOC123518218 gene encoding DNA damage-inducible transcript 4-like protein, which translates to MPPVIQDSSISLSSITEEEEVETQEALLVMAKLQSVLRRGVERYLTCHAVLLPRPTLLKAAHDVLRLCAQRPSGLRGAVVDLYLRDNDTCKRLAQVVADPRVDTKTVIKLTLHRDPSSSDPGVLNLLSGYTMERSCLP; encoded by the exons ATGCCTCCTGTCATCCAGGACTCATCCATCTCCCTCTCGTCCATCACGGAAGAGG AGGAAGTGGAGACACAGGAGGCCTTGCTGGTGATGGCAAAACTACAGAGTGTACTGCGCCGTGGGGTGGAACGCTATCTCACATGTCACGCTGTTCTGCTGCCCCGCCCTACTCTCCTCAA GGCTGCACATGATGTGCTGAGGTTGTGCGCCCAACGACCCAGCGGCCTTCGCGGTGCTGTTGTCGATCTTTATCTTAGGGACAACGATACGTGCAAGAG gCTGGCGCAGGTGGTGGCTGATCCTCGTGTAGATACCAAGACAGTCATAAAGCTTACCCTGCATCGGGATCCTTCCTCATCTGATCCCGGTGTGTTGAATCTACTCTCTGGGTACACGATGGAGCGATCTTGCCTCCCGTGA
- the LOC123518217 gene encoding uncharacterized protein LOC123518217, translating into MGGVRITCEVQSCSAIFKSRGHKRCSSHAPCLLTNRYRLDECEVCRRWLEAIFPQGEEPRLTNGAFTDLKEWWTTASKSRNHHHHQLEWEDRHLGFRLGLSVSSHSKKIPSSSTSCSFLPDSRRSPSVVLTVREDMSVSSLPPHPPCQDSQEGTLMEQDTGASKDQVAPPPETVPAPSPATPREWQDWMGSVNSFMARMDTLQSTRNRLSQVTLAQIRFSKTCLRILELG; encoded by the exons ATG gGAGGTGTCAGGATCACCTGCGAGGTCCAGAGCTGCTCCGCGATCTTCAAGTCCCGGGGCCACAAGCGCTGTTCTTCACACGCCCCCTGCCTCCTGACAAACCGCTACCGCCTCGACGAGTGTGAGGTCTGTCGCCGGTGGTTGGAGGCAATCTTTCCCCAAGGAGAGGAGCCTCGCCTTACTAATGGAGCCTTCACCGACCTTAAGGAATGGTGGACGACTGCTTCGAAATCCcgcaaccatcatcaccaccaactggAATGGGAGGATCGACACCTGGGCTTCCGCCTTGGCCTCAGCGTGTCGTCCCACTCCAAAAAGATCCCATCTTCCAGTACGTCATGCTCTTTCCTTCCCGACTCTCGAAGATCACCATCCGTGGTGTTGACAGTGAGGGAGGACATgtccgtgtcctctcttccccctcaccCACCATGCCAGGATTCACAGGAGGGTACCTTAATGGAGCAGGACACAGGTGCTTCCAAAGATCAAGTAGCTCCTCCTCCGGAGACGGTGCCAGCCCCCTCTCCTGCCACCCCCAGGGAATGGCAGGACTGGATGGGCTCCGTAAATTCCTTCATGGCAAGAATGGACACACTTCAATCCACTAGGAACCGTTTATCACAGGTCACCCTCGCCCAGATCCGCTTCTCCAAGACCTGCCTCAGAATCTTGGAACTTGGCTGA